From a region of the Thermosipho melanesiensis BI429 genome:
- a CDS encoding DUF3307 domain-containing protein, producing MDKFIHLFLGHLFGDYVFQTKWIATKKQKEIKVLLVHILIIFLSQVFFYLGRGFNLKILFCLLILSTVHFFIDLIKFINNEKTFFKSHTYYLIDQLLHFISLFIVTTFIPPNSFFFPKKLSVILISAVFNAYFLGIYSFFLKNNKIYQRDLLGYIIRGSFPIFYLFGLTTYSIYTLVTGVYSIYFLKKHQVISWALSTIFTMIFLEVML from the coding sequence ATGGATAAATTCATTCATCTTTTCTTAGGCCATCTCTTTGGTGATTATGTTTTTCAAACAAAATGGATTGCCACAAAAAAACAAAAGGAAATCAAGGTACTCTTGGTGCACATATTGATAATTTTCTTAAGTCAAGTCTTTTTCTACCTTGGAAGGGGATTTAACCTGAAAATCTTATTTTGTTTGTTAATTTTATCAACTGTTCATTTTTTTATAGATCTTATTAAATTCATAAATAACGAAAAAACATTTTTTAAATCACATACCTATTATCTAATAGATCAACTATTACATTTTATATCTTTATTCATCGTTACCACTTTTATTCCTCCAAATAGCTTTTTCTTTCCAAAAAAATTATCAGTTATCCTTATTTCAGCTGTATTTAACGCATACTTTTTAGGAATATACAGCTTTTTCTTAAAAAACAACAAAATTTACCAAAGAGATTTATTGGGGTATATTATAAGAGGAAGTTTTCCAATATTTTACCTTTTTGGTCTAACTACATACTCAATATACACATTAGTAACTGGAGTATATTCTATATATTTTCTAAAAAAGCATCAGGTAATTTCTTGGGCACTTTCCACAATATTTACAATGATATTTTTGGAGGTGATGTTATGA
- a CDS encoding glycoside hydrolase family 57 protein, which translates to MPKGNVVMVLHAHLPYVHHPDYDFFLEENWLFEAITETYVPLIRMFKRLENENTKFNLTMSITPPLMEMLANKDLQEKYIKRMTKLIELAKKEVERTKNEHPKKHKMAKFYLEDFKEILYIFKDVYKGNILNAFKEFLEKGKLDIITCNATHGFLPFMEQYPQAIRAQLEQAIKTYERHLGRKPRGIWLAESAYFSGLDKYLKEYGLEYFFVDSHGLWYADERPKYGVYRPVITPNNVFVFARDPESSEQVWSAQIGYPGDGRYREFYRDIGFDREFEYIKPYIDPSGVRTNTGIKYHKITSKNVNLNEKDFYDIDDAKSTAKEHAIDFLKKKEQQATKLLNLFKGLEPIIVAPFDAELFGHWWFEGPIFLEEFMRAASKSKKIRTLKAYDVVDMIEKIQIVTPATSTWGANGYNEVWLNGTNDWIYPHLHEAIEKMTEVANMYPNPEKNPKEINEALNQMARELMLAQSSDWAFIMTTRTSVDYAVNRTKTHLKRFLDLYNMVISGKIDMRRVSHYVWLDDIFPDIDYTMYKV; encoded by the coding sequence ATGCCAAAAGGTAATGTGGTAATGGTTTTACACGCACATTTGCCATACGTTCACCATCCAGATTATGATTTTTTCTTGGAAGAAAATTGGCTTTTCGAAGCAATCACGGAAACATATGTTCCACTTATTAGAATGTTTAAAAGGCTTGAAAATGAAAACACAAAGTTTAATCTTACTATGTCCATTACCCCTCCACTAATGGAAATGCTTGCAAATAAGGATTTGCAAGAAAAATACATAAAAAGAATGACTAAATTAATAGAGCTTGCCAAAAAAGAAGTAGAAAGAACCAAAAATGAACATCCAAAAAAACACAAAATGGCAAAATTCTACCTAGAAGATTTTAAAGAAATTCTTTATATATTCAAAGACGTATACAAAGGCAATATTTTAAATGCTTTTAAAGAATTTTTAGAAAAGGGTAAATTAGATATTATCACTTGTAACGCAACTCACGGTTTTCTTCCTTTTATGGAACAATACCCTCAAGCAATCAGAGCACAGTTAGAACAAGCAATAAAAACATATGAAAGACATCTTGGAAGAAAACCACGAGGAATCTGGCTTGCAGAATCTGCATATTTCTCGGGTCTTGATAAATATCTAAAAGAATATGGATTAGAATACTTTTTTGTGGATTCACATGGATTATGGTATGCCGATGAAAGACCAAAATATGGAGTTTACCGTCCCGTTATTACTCCAAACAACGTGTTTGTATTTGCAAGAGATCCAGAAAGTAGCGAACAAGTTTGGAGTGCCCAAATAGGTTATCCAGGTGATGGGAGATACAGAGAATTTTACCGGGATATAGGTTTTGATAGGGAGTTTGAATATATAAAACCATATATTGATCCTAGCGGAGTAAGGACAAATACTGGCATAAAATATCACAAAATAACAAGTAAAAATGTAAATCTCAATGAAAAAGATTTCTACGACATAGATGATGCCAAAAGCACGGCAAAAGAACATGCAATTGATTTTTTGAAAAAGAAAGAACAACAAGCAACAAAATTGTTAAACTTATTCAAAGGTTTAGAACCCATTATTGTCGCACCTTTTGATGCTGAGCTTTTTGGACATTGGTGGTTTGAAGGTCCCATTTTTTTAGAAGAATTTATGAGAGCTGCATCAAAAAGCAAAAAAATTAGAACTTTAAAAGCGTATGATGTAGTAGATATGATTGAAAAAATACAAATAGTTACACCTGCAACATCAACATGGGGAGCAAATGGTTACAATGAAGTATGGTTAAACGGTACAAATGATTGGATTTACCCTCATCTACATGAAGCTATTGAAAAGATGACTGAAGTTGCAAATATGTACCCTAATCCAGAAAAAAATCCTAAAGAAATAAATGAAGCATTAAACCAAATGGCCAGAGAATTAATGCTTGCTCAATCAAGTGACTGGGCATTTATAATGACTACTCGTACCAGCGTTGATTATGCTGTTAACAGAACCAAAACACATTTGAAACGTTTTCTAGATTTGTACAACATGGTCATTAGTGGTAAAATAGATATGAGAAGAGTTTCACATTACGTATGGCTTGATGACATATTTCCAGATATCGACTATACCATGTACAAGGTATAA
- a CDS encoding CHASE2 domain-containing protein — protein sequence MKILFFLSLLLVIFYIISLFFFPFIEFFELKIMDLFYRLRGTMNINPNVVVVGIDEYSLTSLEAQNDVWPWSRHHYGKVVKNLFDAGAKVILFDISFTEEDEINPKYDNYLASILSVYKKIVLGSYLINEKETYEKYNQKIKEKLEKNTTYFNYIYKMKNFKNLNYITPIEIYKVRPPILKFSSLVPSATYEIGEIDIDGVVRNIPLFFKEKWAEEKGLSSGFLPHMDILAISLYLNANLKNLIVDFKERYVYTGSKKIPFDSNGLFRLFYYGKNVFPEVSFYDIEIGNFDKSLFKDKIVIIGYTATAKGLYDLRITPFSNNTPGVYIHATAIENMINGDTLKRIPVWLKLIVLSLLLTFVLIFSKSKNIKINLISFLSVPLILIMSYTFFLNKIYVDNFYSILSSLIISTTNISKNLIKENREKKKIKEYLYRYVPDNVAELLVKKGKIELGGEEKNIVVIFSDIKGFTSLSEKVSPGELVKILNDYLTRMSNVIRNKYNGTIDKFVGDAIMAIFGAPIEYGNEIERALKCALDMRMELEKFNKEKQLNLDSGIGIHFGPAIVGNIGAPFRMDYTSIGDTINTCSRIEHLTREINANIIVSENVYKLSEKKFEYEYLGEYKVKGKSRPLKLYKLKGEKHV from the coding sequence GTGAAAATCCTATTTTTCTTGTCCCTATTATTAGTTATTTTTTATATAATTTCACTTTTTTTCTTTCCATTTATCGAATTTTTTGAGTTAAAGATTATGGATTTGTTCTACAGATTAAGAGGTACAATGAATATAAACCCAAATGTTGTCGTCGTAGGAATAGATGAATATTCTCTAACATCACTTGAGGCACAAAACGATGTTTGGCCATGGTCAAGACATCATTATGGAAAAGTGGTAAAAAATCTGTTTGATGCTGGAGCAAAAGTCATATTGTTCGATATATCTTTTACCGAAGAAGATGAAATAAATCCAAAATATGATAATTATCTTGCAAGTATTCTTTCTGTTTATAAAAAAATAGTCTTAGGAAGTTATCTAATAAACGAAAAGGAAACATACGAAAAATATAATCAAAAAATTAAAGAAAAATTGGAAAAAAATACAACTTATTTTAACTATATATACAAAATGAAAAATTTCAAAAATCTAAATTACATAACTCCCATTGAAATTTACAAGGTTAGACCTCCTATTCTAAAATTCTCATCACTTGTTCCATCGGCAACATATGAAATTGGTGAAATTGACATCGACGGTGTGGTAAGAAATATTCCGTTATTCTTCAAAGAAAAATGGGCAGAAGAAAAAGGTCTTTCTTCGGGATTTTTACCCCACATGGATATTTTAGCCATCTCTTTGTATCTAAATGCCAATTTAAAAAATCTAATTGTGGACTTTAAAGAAAGGTATGTTTACACAGGAAGCAAAAAAATACCATTTGATTCAAATGGCCTTTTTCGATTATTCTATTATGGGAAAAATGTATTTCCAGAAGTTTCTTTTTATGACATTGAAATAGGCAATTTCGACAAAAGTTTGTTTAAAGATAAAATAGTAATAATTGGATATACAGCAACAGCAAAAGGACTTTATGATCTAAGAATCACACCATTTTCTAACAACACACCAGGTGTTTACATACACGCCACAGCAATAGAAAACATGATAAATGGTGATACGTTAAAAAGAATTCCCGTTTGGTTAAAACTAATTGTACTGTCCTTACTACTAACATTTGTACTTATATTTTCAAAATCTAAAAATATAAAAATAAATCTTATTTCATTTCTCTCAGTACCATTGATCTTAATCATGTCATACACGTTCTTTTTAAATAAGATTTACGTAGATAACTTTTACTCAATTCTTTCAAGTCTAATAATATCAACGACAAATATTTCAAAAAACCTCATTAAGGAAAATAGGGAAAAAAAGAAAATAAAAGAGTATCTATATAGATATGTTCCAGATAATGTTGCAGAATTGTTAGTAAAAAAAGGTAAAATAGAATTAGGTGGTGAAGAAAAAAATATCGTTGTAATATTTTCAGATATAAAAGGATTTACATCACTGTCTGAAAAAGTTTCTCCTGGAGAATTAGTTAAAATCCTAAATGATTATCTAACAAGGATGAGTAATGTAATTAGAAACAAATACAACGGTACAATAGATAAATTTGTCGGTGATGCAATAATGGCAATTTTTGGTGCTCCAATAGAGTATGGCAATGAAATTGAACGGGCATTAAAATGTGCTCTTGACATGAGAATGGAATTGGAAAAATTTAACAAAGAAAAACAACTAAATCTTGACAGTGGAATAGGCATACATTTTGGTCCTGCAATTGTTGGAAATATTGGCGCACCATTTAGAATGGATTATACATCGATTGGTGATACAATAAATACGTGCTCTAGGATAGAACATCTAACAAGGGAAATTAATGCAAATATAATAGTTTCAGAAAATGTGTACAAGCTTTCAGAGAAAAAGTTTGAATATGAATATCTTGGTGAATACAAAGTTAAAGGCAAAAGTAGACCTCTGAAACTATATAAATTAAAGGGTGAAAAACATGTTTAA
- a CDS encoding DUF4912 domain-containing protein gives MFDENVEKLKEWLSEKRTIQELKAMAKNLGLKVKRMMKKKEVIKLLESYIKQNEEIKKLERPSSSTSASDSIKKEDKLSKEELYLPKSYNKNKLVLMPVNPNWLHAYWDYTKETFETLNKLPKEYRIVLRIYDVTFIEFTGNNAHRTFEIRITPNMRNYYINVPIPNADYLAEIGYITPDGNFYSLIRSNVCKTPPNSPSNSTREKWLDLRKKRKIVTPSDGVLVKEVETIPGSIFKIEEIQNKSEQIWELFSKLRSGRGI, from the coding sequence ATGTTTGATGAAAATGTTGAAAAATTAAAAGAATGGTTATCTGAAAAAAGAACTATTCAAGAATTAAAAGCTATGGCAAAAAACCTTGGGTTAAAGGTCAAAAGAATGATGAAGAAAAAAGAGGTTATAAAGCTATTGGAAAGTTATATAAAACAAAATGAAGAAATTAAAAAACTTGAAAGACCTTCTTCGTCAACTTCTGCTTCTGACAGCATAAAAAAAGAAGACAAATTATCAAAAGAAGAACTTTATCTTCCAAAATCGTACAACAAAAATAAGCTAGTATTAATGCCAGTAAATCCAAACTGGTTACATGCATACTGGGACTATACCAAAGAAACATTTGAAACCCTCAACAAACTTCCAAAAGAATACAGGATTGTTTTAAGAATTTACGATGTAACATTTATAGAATTTACCGGAAATAACGCTCATAGGACTTTTGAAATAAGAATAACTCCTAATATGAGAAACTATTATATAAACGTACCTATACCTAATGCAGATTATTTAGCAGAAATAGGATATATAACACCAGATGGAAATTTTTATTCATTAATTAGATCAAACGTTTGTAAAACTCCACCAAACTCACCAAGTAACAGTACAAGAGAAAAATGGCTTGATTTAAGAAAAAAGAGAAAAATAGTAACTCCTTCCGACGGTGTTTTAGTAAAAGAAGTAGAAACAATACCAGGCTCTATTTTCAAAATTGAAGAAATACAAAATAAGAGTGAACAAATTTGGGAACTATTTAGTAAACTTAGAAGTGGAAGGGGGATATAA
- a CDS encoding HD-GYP domain-containing protein: MFKNIVVDNIGKKGKKLLLKLNINNHNVEFYDEINIDSIYFLSNYLGVFDPKFITPILPKLLNSNDLNESLDLLKNYWNLEKITLSDSVMEIRFEENNFYFPIKSKSSGKLGTLIFKGVSENFIVNFLSISDTITSILEGLIIQKRISITLSDTIDALSEALAKRRNIDKKIKSIIEEKIMNLGKKFGFNESLLKLCAKIYDIGMIGIPDDKADTTGKHIRYGYEILSKIENIPQELLDVVKYHHEKLDGSGPLKITNVPLIAQIVGIVVEVIENNASIDSLEGKYDPKLLKELKHG; the protein is encoded by the coding sequence ATGTTTAAAAACATCGTAGTAGATAATATAGGAAAAAAAGGGAAAAAGTTACTTTTAAAACTAAATATAAATAATCACAATGTGGAATTTTACGATGAAATTAACATAGATTCCATATACTTTTTATCGAATTATCTTGGTGTATTTGATCCTAAATTTATTACCCCAATCCTTCCTAAACTTTTAAATTCAAATGACCTTAACGAATCTCTAGATTTACTTAAAAATTACTGGAATTTAGAAAAAATTACTTTATCTGATTCTGTAATGGAAATAAGGTTTGAAGAAAATAACTTTTATTTTCCAATAAAAAGTAAATCATCCGGAAAACTGGGAACTTTGATATTCAAAGGCGTTTCTGAAAATTTTATTGTAAATTTTCTTTCTATTTCAGATACAATAACTTCCATTCTTGAAGGATTAATCATTCAAAAAAGGATATCCATAACCTTATCAGACACAATTGACGCACTTTCAGAAGCTTTAGCAAAAAGGAGAAACATAGATAAAAAAATAAAAAGTATCATCGAAGAAAAAATTATGAATTTAGGTAAAAAATTTGGTTTCAATGAAAGCTTATTAAAACTCTGTGCAAAGATTTACGATATAGGTATGATAGGAATCCCAGATGATAAAGCAGATACAACCGGCAAGCATATAAGATATGGATACGAAATACTTAGCAAAATTGAAAACATTCCTCAGGAACTACTAGATGTTGTAAAATATCACCATGAAAAATTAGATGGAAGCGGTCCTTTAAAAATTACAAACGTTCCATTAATAGCACAAATTGTTGGGATTGTTGTTGAAGTTATAGAAAATAACGCCTCAATAGACTCCCTTGAGGGAAAGTACGATCCAAAACTTTTAAAGGAGCTTAAACATGGATAA
- a CDS encoding HD domain-containing phosphohydrolase: protein MYAPYWILGIEYKNTLKGKKSKITHKIGNITFYLLSDRFNLDILESIAKKIGEVNILEDFERIPFIAANLNSSIRLSTLLKKIQDNICTLIDAEAASVLLYKDNHLKFLSTVGKASGKIESIPVPMKSIAGTIFLEEKTLIFNDMTKAPHFKGVDKAAKFQTKNIVGAPIYSGENKVGVLEVLNKKEGFSKKDALLVEEFAKLIGKKLLSTWELEKMSNLFKSIILSFVTMIDKRDKYTHMHSSNVAKISRAIGEKMGLSESLLEQLEYSAIVHDIGKIGIPDFVLLKKGKLTDEEYKIIQSHTIIGAEILSRIRYTNKNIISGALEHHERLDGSGYPYAKKDGEISLFGRIIALADVYDALTAKRPYKEPWSKEKVLAILKNDSEKGKFDKKIFEVLEKIAP from the coding sequence TTGTACGCACCTTATTGGATTCTTGGAATAGAATACAAAAACACATTGAAAGGAAAAAAAAGTAAAATCACTCATAAAATTGGAAATATTACCTTTTACCTTTTAAGCGACAGATTTAATCTAGATATATTAGAATCAATAGCCAAAAAAATAGGAGAGGTAAATATACTTGAAGATTTCGAAAGAATACCATTCATCGCCGCAAATTTAAACAGCAGTATTAGGCTTTCTACATTGCTAAAAAAAATACAGGATAATATATGTACATTAATTGACGCAGAAGCAGCATCAGTTTTGCTATACAAAGATAACCACCTAAAATTTCTATCAACCGTTGGGAAAGCAAGTGGAAAAATTGAAAGTATACCAGTTCCCATGAAATCTATTGCTGGAACAATTTTTCTGGAAGAAAAAACCTTAATATTTAACGATATGACAAAAGCACCACACTTTAAGGGTGTAGATAAGGCAGCAAAGTTTCAAACAAAAAATATTGTAGGAGCACCCATATATTCAGGCGAAAACAAAGTAGGAGTGCTTGAAGTACTAAATAAAAAAGAGGGTTTTTCCAAAAAAGATGCGTTGCTTGTCGAAGAATTTGCAAAGCTTATTGGAAAAAAATTACTCAGTACTTGGGAACTTGAAAAAATGAGTAATTTGTTTAAAAGTATCATCTTATCATTTGTAACTATGATAGATAAGAGGGATAAATATACCCACATGCACTCAAGTAACGTTGCAAAAATCTCAAGAGCAATTGGTGAAAAAATGGGGCTTTCTGAAAGTTTGTTAGAACAACTCGAATATTCTGCTATTGTACACGATATAGGAAAGATAGGTATACCAGATTTCGTTCTTTTAAAAAAAGGAAAATTAACAGATGAAGAATATAAGATAATTCAATCACATACAATTATTGGTGCCGAAATTCTCTCACGAATAAGGTATACCAATAAAAATATTATTTCCGGTGCACTAGAACATCATGAAAGACTAGACGGAAGTGGGTACCCATACGCAAAAAAAGATGGTGAAATAAGTCTCTTCGGAAGGATTATTGCCCTTGCTGATGTATACGATGCACTTACGGCAAAAAGACCATACAAAGAACCTTGGTCAAAAGAAAAAGTTTTAGCAATACTAAAAAACGACAGTGAAAAAGGAAAATTTGATAAAAAAATCTTTGAGGTATTAGAAAAAATAGCCCCATGA
- the sdaAA gene encoding L-serine ammonia-lyase, iron-sulfur-dependent, subunit alpha, protein MNTWVKITEMANSMPLHEVILTVEMLENGYDPNDTKQKISKILKTILEESKKQYGQKQKTLTGLTGDNAYKFKNYKPKLMGNFNYVATVTALSISESNAAMGRIAACPTAGSSGIIPGAFYALHVIFNPPYEKLLNSFIVSGGIGNIISKKAPLSGAAGGCQAEIGSAAAMAAGGLAYFFSENPEIVGNAAALALKSLMGLVCDPVGGFVEVPCVKRNGNIVNLAISSAELALSGIKSTIPLDEVIDAMYKVGKSLPESLRETGEGGIAATKTAVDLVRNIVKNLH, encoded by the coding sequence GTGAACACATGGGTTAAAATAACTGAAATGGCAAATTCCATGCCTTTACATGAAGTTATCCTAACAGTCGAAATGCTCGAAAATGGTTATGACCCAAATGACACTAAACAGAAAATTTCAAAAATCTTAAAAACAATATTAGAAGAATCAAAAAAGCAATACGGACAAAAACAAAAAACACTTACAGGACTCACTGGTGACAATGCATACAAATTTAAAAATTATAAGCCAAAACTAATGGGAAATTTCAACTATGTAGCCACTGTAACAGCTCTTTCAATATCGGAAAGTAACGCTGCAATGGGAAGAATAGCCGCCTGTCCAACAGCGGGATCTTCAGGAATAATTCCTGGTGCTTTTTATGCTTTACACGTGATTTTTAATCCTCCATATGAAAAACTTCTAAATTCATTCATCGTTTCAGGTGGTATTGGGAATATCATCTCAAAGAAGGCACCACTTTCAGGAGCAGCAGGTGGATGTCAAGCAGAAATTGGAAGTGCAGCTGCCATGGCCGCCGGTGGACTTGCTTACTTTTTTTCTGAAAACCCGGAAATCGTTGGAAACGCTGCCGCTCTTGCTCTAAAATCTTTAATGGGACTTGTTTGCGATCCCGTTGGTGGCTTTGTTGAAGTGCCATGTGTAAAAAGAAATGGAAACATTGTAAATCTTGCAATCTCAAGCGCTGAACTTGCTTTAAGTGGCATTAAGAGTACTATCCCCCTTGATGAAGTTATAGACGCAATGTACAAAGTGGGCAAAAGCCTACCAGAATCATTGCGTGAAACAGGAGAAGGTGGCATTGCGGCAACAAAAACAGCTGTCGATTTAGTCAGAAATATAGTGAAAAATTTGCACTAG
- a CDS encoding FecR family protein: MKKIIFFFLTLSTLIFSELTIIPDATQIYIGEEVGIKILSDERVYVEFNLGGFEDPEIIFDGTEKEYVKYIAPLIESSDTLVFKTSKEEKKITLYFVKKEEKTLPKAFAKVNDFFGNVAIKKQDVWEPITTNTIIEEGDEILTMSNSFLEILFPDGSISKIMENSQVFVEKLRYKEKIDVVLNLKKGENYNIIQKFLVSGSSFKVKTSSVTAGVRGTRFSVINKDGSTNIITFDGVVFAYFNNGKIIPVKQGFSLSSFEKPTKNTIPENKFEKPKIKKEEKTKTEEKETKETKSQEIPPISIEPVNKNGIDYMIYSISPEFNLGIITLGIGFTAYSTEVGGTLYYGLPSSSPSTNIINAFTINSVSLSLFGATLRYGNMFPVSLAMGFTTRDYYNYPAKAFDIAYENELIYLFLHLPYELSKIFPFEFNSSDSVFLGEFALKYNLPLIGTSKIGVSITYDFEASNTYVINEATPINSAFSLFVKKQLIDNVDLGIELSIENGEKIAYGLFSGIYGKLGFVNITGGIYYHLDGFIPYYFSRNYLYLKNNKSLPSMSNDSTFGYLLGFDFETQYAAGRFYLYGFDPKLEGEGRVIIPSFGAFSGLFVTAYYYDPTPFVNGFLSLDTTTYIKITYPLVGESLTGGIILSWNGYEWVENVIFGAEIWR, translated from the coding sequence ATGAAAAAGATAATCTTCTTTTTCCTAACTTTATCCACTTTAATATTCTCAGAATTAACTATAATCCCAGATGCAACACAGATTTATATAGGTGAAGAGGTGGGAATAAAAATTTTATCAGATGAAAGGGTATACGTAGAATTTAATTTAGGTGGCTTTGAAGATCCCGAAATCATCTTTGATGGAACAGAAAAAGAGTATGTAAAATATATAGCTCCACTAATTGAATCGAGCGATACCTTAGTCTTTAAAACTTCAAAAGAAGAGAAAAAAATTACGCTTTACTTTGTAAAAAAAGAAGAGAAAACATTACCAAAAGCATTTGCAAAGGTAAATGATTTCTTTGGAAATGTCGCTATAAAAAAACAAGATGTATGGGAACCAATTACAACTAACACAATAATAGAAGAGGGCGATGAAATACTTACAATGTCGAATTCATTTCTTGAAATACTTTTTCCAGATGGAAGTATATCGAAAATTATGGAAAATTCACAAGTATTTGTTGAAAAACTTAGATACAAAGAAAAAATTGATGTAGTATTAAATTTAAAAAAGGGAGAAAATTACAACATAATACAAAAATTTCTCGTTTCAGGTTCATCGTTTAAGGTTAAAACCTCAAGTGTTACCGCTGGAGTAAGAGGTACAAGATTTTCCGTAATAAACAAAGATGGTAGCACAAATATCATTACATTTGATGGGGTGGTTTTTGCCTATTTCAACAATGGCAAGATAATACCTGTAAAACAAGGATTCTCTTTATCATCGTTTGAAAAACCAACAAAAAATACCATTCCAGAAAACAAATTTGAAAAACCAAAAATAAAAAAAGAAGAAAAAACTAAAACTGAAGAAAAAGAAACAAAAGAAACAAAATCACAAGAAATTCCACCTATTTCTATAGAACCGGTTAATAAAAATGGTATAGACTATATGATATACTCAATATCGCCAGAATTTAACCTTGGAATAATCACATTAGGTATTGGATTTACAGCATATTCAACTGAGGTTGGAGGAACACTATACTATGGGCTACCCTCTTCAAGCCCAAGCACGAATATAATTAATGCATTTACAATTAATTCTGTGTCGTTATCACTATTTGGTGCTACATTAAGATATGGAAACATGTTTCCAGTATCACTTGCCATGGGTTTTACCACACGCGATTATTATAATTATCCTGCAAAGGCATTTGATATCGCATATGAAAATGAGTTAATATATCTATTTTTACACCTTCCATATGAACTATCTAAGATTTTTCCCTTTGAATTCAATAGTTCTGATTCCGTGTTCTTAGGGGAGTTTGCATTAAAATACAATCTCCCATTAATTGGAACATCCAAAATCGGTGTCTCTATAACCTACGATTTTGAAGCAAGTAATACGTATGTTATAAATGAAGCAACACCTATTAATTCAGCATTTAGTCTATTTGTAAAAAAACAACTAATAGATAATGTAGATTTGGGTATAGAACTTTCAATAGAAAATGGTGAAAAAATAGCTTACGGACTTTTTTCAGGAATTTACGGTAAATTGGGATTTGTAAACATCACAGGAGGGATCTATTACCACCTAGATGGATTTATTCCTTACTATTTTAGTAGGAATTATTTATATTTAAAAAACAACAAATCTCTTCCTTCCATGTCTAATGATAGTACATTTGGGTATCTTTTGGGATTTGATTTTGAAACTCAATATGCCGCTGGTAGATTTTATCTGTATGGATTTGATCCCAAATTAGAAGGAGAAGGAAGGGTAATAATTCCATCATTCGGTGCGTTTAGTGGTCTTTTTGTAACCGCATATTATTATGATCCTACACCATTTGTCAACGGATTCTTAAGCTTAGATACTACAACATATATAAAAATTACCTATCCACTTGTAGGAGAATCACTTACTGGTGGTATAATATTAAGTTGGAATGGGTATGAATGGGTAGAAAATGTAATTTTTGGTGCAGAAATTTGGAGGTGA
- the sdaAB gene encoding L-serine ammonia-lyase, iron-sulfur-dependent subunit beta — MSILKVLGPIMVGPSSSHTLGAIKIARFVHKLIGGIPEEVQFLLHGSFSKTYRGHGTDRALLAGIMGLQQDDPKIKNAFEIAKEKNLKYSFKVTDLGDVHPNTVRIKCTKDGISHEIEGSSIGGGNILITSIDSVPCNLSWDFDTLVIVNKDVPKALEKILETIKVNVANLYLRRINALLERALTIIELDEPIENLAEIKKLSWVYECYFVRRDTK, encoded by the coding sequence ATGAGCATTTTAAAAGTACTTGGTCCCATTATGGTTGGACCTTCAAGTTCTCATACACTTGGTGCAATAAAAATTGCACGATTTGTACATAAATTAATAGGTGGGATACCAGAAGAAGTACAGTTTCTACTTCACGGTTCATTTTCAAAGACATATAGAGGCCATGGTACAGATAGGGCTTTACTTGCAGGTATTATGGGCTTACAACAAGATGATCCAAAAATAAAAAATGCATTCGAAATTGCTAAAGAAAAAAATTTAAAATACTCCTTTAAGGTTACCGACCTTGGAGATGTTCATCCAAATACCGTTAGAATAAAATGTACTAAAGACGGTATATCTCATGAAATAGAAGGATCATCAATTGGCGGAGGAAATATACTAATTACAAGTATTGATTCCGTGCCATGTAATCTTTCCTGGGATTTCGATACCCTTGTTATTGTAAACAAAGATGTTCCCAAAGCATTGGAAAAAATTTTGGAAACAATAAAAGTAAATGTAGCAAATCTATATCTTAGGAGAATCAATGCACTACTTGAAAGGGCTCTTACCATTATTGAATTAGATGAACCCATAGAAAATTTAGCCGAAATCAAAAAACTTTCTTGGGTATATGAATGCTATTTTGTTAGGAGGGATACCAAGTGA